The genomic stretch TGCTAGGGGAAATCGGCAACAAGTTATTCATGCCAAAGAAGCCGAGGAAAGCCAGCGGAACCAAGAACACCAGCCAGATAAAGCCCGCGTTTTGAATCCAAGTGTCAGTGCCCGCCAGAATCTTGCCGAGAATCCAGCCAGAGTCTTTGATCAGCGGCATGGAGTCGCCACCCAATGCACCAAACACGCCCATGGTCATGGCCAATGGGATCAGCACTTGCATGGTGGTCACACCGAAGTTACCCAAACCAGCATTCAAGCCGAGTGCAGTACCCTGCAAGCGTTTAGGGAAGAAGGTGCTGATATTGGACATGGAACAAGCGAAGTTACCGCCACCAATCCCGGACAACAGTGCCAGAATCTGGAAAGTTAGCAGCGAGGTTTCCTTGCTTTGCAGCGCAATCCCGGTGCCAATCGCCGGAATCATCAGCAGTGCGGTGGTCAGGAAGATGGTGTTACGTCCGCCTGCCAGCCGGATGAAGAAAGAGGCCGGAATCCGCAAGGTTGCACCTGCTAACCCGGCAATGGCTGTCAGGGTGAATAATTCATCATCCTTGAACGGGAAGCCAAGGTTGGACATTTGTACCGTGATAATTCCCCACATCAGCCAGACGGCGAAACCCATCAGCAGGCTGGGGATCGAAATCCACAAATTACGGTTGGCAATCTTCTTGCCGGTGCTTTCCCAGAACGTGGTGTCTTCCACGTCCCAGTTCTTGATGTCTGTCATAAAAAGTTCCTCGCATTAAACAGTTGTGGTGAGCGGTGAATCTGAATTTTGTGCACGTGTCAGTTCTTTCTCGGCATGGACAGGTCTGACTTCGGTGAAATACATCCACATCAGTGATACCCATACCACCCCGAACATCAGCATGAATGCGGAAGAGCGGATGCCGGTCAGGTCAACCAGCGCCCCGAACATGATTGGCATCAGGAAACCACCCATGCCGCCCGCGAGGCCGACCACGCCGGAAACCACGCCGATATTGTCTGGGTAATCATCCGAGATGTACTTGAAGACCGAGGCTTTGCCGATGGCAAAGAAAACGCCCAGTGTGAACAGCAGGATGGTGAATACCGTGGGGGTCAGGCCAAAATGGAAAGTAGTCGGGCCACTAATGGTCTGGATGGTGATGTCACTCTGTGGGTAAGACAGGAAGAACAGGCAAACCAGCGAAACCCACAACACCCACCAGGTCATGGTGTGTGCGCCGAATTTGTCAGAGAAGTAACCACCAACCGCCCGCAACAGGCCACCAGGGATACTGAACGCAGCCGCAAGGAAGGCGGCAGTTTTCAGATCAAAGCCGTATTCGCTGACGTAATACTTGGTCATCCACAAGGCCAGCGCCACATAACCGCCGAACACGATCGAATAATATTGGCTGTAACGCCAAACTCTGGGGTCTTTGAGAGCCGCGAGCTGCTCCTTGACGCTGACGGATTTTCCAACCTTATGGCTGGTATCCGTGAAGGTGAAAAACCAGAACAGGATGGCCGTCACCAGCATCAGCACCGCGTAGACTTTTGGAACCATTGTCCAGCCATAGCCGACAACAATGATGGGAGCGAGCAGTTTAGTAATGGCCGCGCCGGTATTGCCTGCGCCGAAAATACCCATTGCCGTCCCTTGACGTTCCCTAGGGAACCAGCGGGCGCAATAGGCAATACCAACGGTGAACGAGCCGCCTGCAATCCCCACAAACAGACCGATCAAGAGGAACTGCCAGAATTGGGTTGCATACGAGATGAGCCAGATGGGAATGACGGTGCAGAGCATCAGGATAAAAAAGACCAGCCGCCCGCCGAACTTATCTGTCCACATACCGAGTGGCAGACGCGCTAATGAGCCAGTCAGGACGGGCGTCGCGATCAAAATGCCGAACTGGGTTTCGTTCAAACCCAAGGTTGCTTTGATGGGAATGCCGATGACGGCAAACATCATCCAGATCATGAAGCACACGGTAAATGCCAGTGTGCTCATGATGACGACCGACCATGCCTTGTATTGTTGCGTTGCCATAACTCACCTCGTGACGGAACCTTAAGTGGTTTCAAGTTGATTCTATGCCGATAAACGCCTGATTTCAGTGGGGGTAATGGCTGAAAAATGGGTTGAAATACCACTTTAGTGGTAGTGGTGTTATTCATTAACTTGCTGTTAATAAAGGGTATTTTTTCGTTATTGATTTGCTGCCCCAGTGAGGTGGTACAAAGGTGGTACACCTTCTTACCCGCTAATACGGGTGGGGGGTATGCCTATACATTCAGGTAAGCTGTGGGCGATGCGGGTTGCGTGCGACAATGCCGTTTTAGTTTTTTCGGGAAGTATTCATGCTGGATGATGCATCACGGGATCAATCCTTGCGTTGGCTGGAAGGCTTACCGCCGGGGTATTTTGCGCTGGTCATGGCAACGGGCATTCTGGCGATTGCCTTTCAGATGATCGGGCAGTTGTGGTTGTATGAGGCGATGTCGGTACTCACCGGGATTTTCTGGGTGGTGTTATTGCTGTTAAGTGCGTGGCGGTTGCTGCGTTTTCCCCATGCGGTGAAAATTGATTTGCTGAATATCCGCCGGGTTTTTGCCTTTTTTACGTTGGTGGTGGCGACCAATATTGTGGGGATATTATTTCACCAGCATGGCTATCCACAGTTGGCGATGGCGTGTTGGGTGATGGCCTTTTTGTCATGGTCAGCTTTGTTGTACCTGAGTTTTAGTGTGCTGACCTTTTTGACGCATCCGCATACGGTGAATGTGGTGCATGGCGATTGGCTTTCCTCGATTACCGGTACGCAATCGCTGGTGTTGTTGGGGCTTATCATTGCCCCGGATCTGGGGGAATATGCTGATTACATGCTGGTTGAAGTGCATTTGTTGTGGATGCTGGGGCTGATTTTTTACGGTATTTTCATTACCTTGTTTTGCTACCGGATCTTTTTCAAGCGCTTCCAGCCGGAGGATACTTCACCGCTGTTGTGGGTCATTACCGGGGCAGCAGCGGTGGGGACAAATGCGGGGACAGGGTTGCTGAACGGCGATGTGCATTTGTCATTTTTGCTGGCGTTACACCCCTTTATTGATGGTATGGCCATGCTGATGTGGGCTTGGGCTACTTGGTGGATTCCCATGTTGATTATTTTTGGCATCTGGAAGCACTTTGTGCGGCGCTATCCCATAGCTTATGAGCCTGCCATGTGGAGCATGGTGTTCCCGCTGGGTATGTATGCCGTGGCGAGTTTTCGCTTGGGGCTGGCTGCCGAGTTTCCGCCACTGGGGTGGATTTCGTATCTGATGGTGTGGGTGGCCTTCGCGGTGTGGTGTTTGACGCTGTTGGGGTGGGGGTATTCGTGGTTTAAGCAAGACCGTTGAGATAGTATGGGTATATCCACGCGAGGGAGTATCCGCTTGAACCGTTTTCTCTGGAACAAATTGCAAAACTCACTGCTGTTGCGAGTAGGAGGCATGATTGCTGCTATTACGATTTTGGCGGTGGTGGGCATGTCGACGTCCTGGATGGTGGCGGAAACGACTCAGGGCAACGGTGAAGCCATCAACGTCGCGGGTAGTTTGCGGATGCAAAGCTGGCGTATGGCCTCCTTCTACCAGCGTTTGTTGCAAACCGATAAGCCCGAGTACCGTGAAACTCTGCAACAAGCGATCGAACGTTTTGAACAGGACTTGGAGGCAGGTTCGATTCTCTCTGTGTTACCAGAAGATAACACAACACCGCTCAAACAAGTGTACCGTCAGGTAGAAATCGATTGGCAGCAACGCATTAAGCCCGCCTTGGTGCTCCAGTCTAGCACGGCTCAAAATGCTGTGGTATTGGATGAGATTCCATTATTCGTTAAGCACATCAATGACTTGGTTAAGCAGATTGAAGAGGCTACCGAAGCCAAGATTTTCGTGCTGCGTGTCATTTTGGGTGTCGCTATTATTGGTACTATCCTTGCTGTCATCCTGTCGATTTATTTGGTCAACAGCATTCTGGTTATTCCACTCAAGGCGCTGTTGGGGCTAACCGACCAAATTCGCCAAGGCAACCTTGCTGTGCGTACCGAATTGGCGGGCGATGATGAAATCGGGCAACTCGCGCAAGCCTTCAACCTGATGGCGGAAGACCTTTCCAAGCTCTATCAGGATCTCGAAGCACGGGTGGAACAGAAAACCGCCGAACTGACCCGCAGCAATCGCTCGCTGGATTTGCTGTACCGCTCCATCACCCGTTTGCACGGCATTGCCCCCGACCGCGCTATATTCCATCATGTACTCACCGATGCCGAGGCGGTACTGGGTCTGGGTAATGGCACGATTTGCCTGAAAGGTGATCACGGCACTCAGGGGCAGGTAGTCGCCACCACCGCCTTGCACAACCGCAGCCCGTTATGCCAACACGCCAACAATTGTGCGGAATGTCAGGACCCGCTCGCCGTCCGCATGGATGCCCTCCCTGATGGCAGGCAAATCTTGCGGATGCCGCTGACCGATGCTGGAAAACATTACGGTATGTTGGCTATCGACGTTCCCGCCAATACCAATGCCGAGCGTTGGCAAGTGCAATTGCTGGAAGCCCTGTCGCGCCATATTGGTGTCACCATTGCCTCAGAACAGCGTAGCGAACAGCACCGCC from Thiothrix litoralis encodes the following:
- a CDS encoding MFS transporter, which gives rise to MATQQYKAWSVVIMSTLAFTVCFMIWMMFAVIGIPIKATLGLNETQFGILIATPVLTGSLARLPLGMWTDKFGGRLVFFILMLCTVIPIWLISYATQFWQFLLIGLFVGIAGGSFTVGIAYCARWFPRERQGTAMGIFGAGNTGAAITKLLAPIIVVGYGWTMVPKVYAVLMLVTAILFWFFTFTDTSHKVGKSVSVKEQLAALKDPRVWRYSQYYSIVFGGYVALALWMTKYYVSEYGFDLKTAAFLAAAFSIPGGLLRAVGGYFSDKFGAHTMTWWVLWVSLVCLFFLSYPQSDITIQTISGPTTFHFGLTPTVFTILLFTLGVFFAIGKASVFKYISDDYPDNIGVVSGVVGLAGGMGGFLMPIMFGALVDLTGIRSSAFMLMFGVVWVSLMWMYFTEVRPVHAEKELTRAQNSDSPLTTTV
- a CDS encoding tellurite resistance/C4-dicarboxylate transporter family protein; this translates as MLDDASRDQSLRWLEGLPPGYFALVMATGILAIAFQMIGQLWLYEAMSVLTGIFWVVLLLLSAWRLLRFPHAVKIDLLNIRRVFAFFTLVVATNIVGILFHQHGYPQLAMACWVMAFLSWSALLYLSFSVLTFLTHPHTVNVVHGDWLSSITGTQSLVLLGLIIAPDLGEYADYMLVEVHLLWMLGLIFYGIFITLFCYRIFFKRFQPEDTSPLLWVITGAAAVGTNAGTGLLNGDVHLSFLLALHPFIDGMAMLMWAWATWWIPMLIIFGIWKHFVRRYPIAYEPAMWSMVFPLGMYAVASFRLGLAAEFPPLGWISYLMVWVAFAVWCLTLLGWGYSWFKQDR
- a CDS encoding type IV pili methyl-accepting chemotaxis transducer N-terminal domain-containing protein, producing the protein MIAAITILAVVGMSTSWMVAETTQGNGEAINVAGSLRMQSWRMASFYQRLLQTDKPEYRETLQQAIERFEQDLEAGSILSVLPEDNTTPLKQVYRQVEIDWQQRIKPALVLQSSTAQNAVVLDEIPLFVKHINDLVKQIEEATEAKIFVLRVILGVAIIGTILAVILSIYLVNSILVIPLKALLGLTDQIRQGNLAVRTELAGDDEIGQLAQAFNLMAEDLSKLYQDLEARVEQKTAELTRSNRSLDLLYRSITRLHGIAPDRAIFHHVLTDAEAVLGLGNGTICLKGDHGTQGQVVATTALHNRSPLCQHANNCAECQDPLAVRMDALPDGRQILRMPLTDAGKHYGMLAIDVPANTNAERWQVQLLEALSRHIGVTIASEQRSEQHRRVSLLEERAVIARELHDSLAQSLAYMKIQVSRLRNALKHPEEGEEITAALEELRDGLSSSYQQLRELLSTFRLRMEDDDLGMALAQTTTEFTERGHLPIELAVNLDNLNLSPNEEIHLLQIVREALSNILKHAHARHAWVTLQSQADGRVQLWVDDDGVGIQKSATLHHYGMAIMAERARALHGTLEYLPRAEGGTRVQLDFTTQTRIAHAA